From Arachis stenosperma cultivar V10309 chromosome 2, arast.V10309.gnm1.PFL2, whole genome shotgun sequence, one genomic window encodes:
- the LOC130962426 gene encoding uncharacterized protein LOC130962426 — protein MRWTCPELKGEFPVPRDSHSTIAIGNKLIVYGGDSGYQYHGNIDILDMEIMTWSKLRIQGSSPGVWAGHAAVNIGTKVYIIRGVGEKRYYNDIWIFDICTCSWTQLYITGQLHGLSTYITTCFPFLAVLLYEVNKISGSVLSVQTSDSISKKYSGRALCRHGIVAFRDDTRLQKGGPISAGLLEAIEGSQITDNLEQRFYKNLRNENLVSVNVVLCIY, from the exons ATGAGATGGACTTGCCCTGAGTTGAAAGGTGAATTTCCTGTCCCTAGGGACAGTCATAGTACCATTGCCATTGGGAACAAGCTTATTGTATATGGTGGAGATTCAGGTTATCAGTACCATGGAAACATTGATATTCTTGATATGGAAATAATGACTTGGTCTAAA TTGAGAATTCAAGGTTCTTCACCAGGAGTCTGGGCAGGTCATGCTGCAGTAAACATTGGAACCAAG GTCTATATCATTAGAGGGGTTGGAGAAAAACGTTACTATAATGACATTTGGATCTTTGATATATGCACTTGTTCATGGACTCAACTCTATATAACTGGTCAACTACATGGACTCAGCACTTATATCACTACATG TTTCCCATTCTTGGCTGTATTGCTGTATGAGGTTAACAAAATCTCAGGATCAGTGCTTTCAGTTCAAACAAGCGACTCCATAAGTAAAAAGTATAGTGGGAGAG CTCTCTGCAGACACGGCATAGTTGCCTTCAGGGATGATACTAGGCTCCAGAAAGGAGGACCTATATCAGCAGGCCTTCTGGAAGCTATTGAAGGATCACAG ATTACTGATAACTTGGAACAAAGATTTTACAAGAATTTACGTAATGAAAACTTGGTTTCAGTGAACGTTGTCTTgtgtatatattaa